The Apibacter raozihei genome contains a region encoding:
- a CDS encoding fibronectin type III domain-containing protein, protein MCKFKHFLIVIGILTSCFFKAQDISEEKAQIVAKNFISLYSKNGKSSEIQLINITHRINNNYNGFYVFKNATVNGFYIISATRKNHPVLAYSFDSNIDENKIQSPEFLYLLNGYQECNAYLSKNKSSKISSEEDTKIFDEWEALLSASNLPPSQNSKVTFASSVSPLIKTNWSQSTYYNKLTPVTYEGKSSMTGCVATAMAQIMKFWNYPAKGNGSHTYTISDQSYNWKGKTLTANFGSTNYSWNNMPNSLSASSSTQQVDAVSTLMLHAGISIDMMYGPTASIAGNSNVVSALKYYFKYSSDISLIYKSRYTSDSEWLNLIKEQLTKGYPVYFTGTSSLGSGHAFVADGYDANNLVHFNLGWGGYANGYYQITNPGGFSNNQAIITNISPFTPTCTSPTGLSVSNILANSATLKWYEVNGAKSYTVEYKPATANSWTVATASTSASSFTLSGLKPTTVYLWRVKANCSASDTSLYAQNDFTTQSSCSVPTGLSASDLSANSATFNWYVVDNAQNYTLEYKLATASTWTVAATSTNATNFTLSGLKPNTIYHWRVKSNCSTSVSSGYALSSFTTLSSCTNPKGGVYAANISSNSAVLKWYPVSGSQSYTLEYKAGNTANWTIANASITTPYFNLTGLKANTAYYWRVKTNCSTSNSSGYTEGYFTTSNSCPTPTGASTYNILTTSAVLRWHAMNNAKSYTVEYKIASATQWTVAATSITSTSFTLSGLAANTTYYWRIKTNCSAFDSSGYDLNAFTTLPTCTTPTGFTISDISSTSAILRWYAMSGAQSYTVEYKLATAANWTVVSVSTKATSFSLSGLKANTMYHCRVKTNCPTDSSSGYAQSGFTTLSSCLTPTGTSTSNVSVSSAILKWNTMSGAKSYTIEYKLATEAYWSVATTSTTATSFTLSGLKANTAYQWRIKTNCSTSDSSGYVQNGFTTFSNCTTPTSIYAYDITTTSAVLRWYAMSGAQSYTLEYRPATSTNWTIATTSTTASYFTLSGLKANTSYYWRVKTNCSASDNSGYAQGMFTTKNSCSTPAGVTASKISSTSADLTWYAVSGAQSYTVEFKQSSETTWKVATASTTSTYFTLSGLKANTAYDWMVKSNCSANSSSGYARTGFTTLSSCVTPTGISAFDVSSGSAVLRWHAISDAKGYTVEYKISSDINWTVATASTTSTSFILSGLKAGTAYQWRVKTNCSASSSSAYAQSRFSTLPGCSTPEGIYLYNISANSADLKWYAASGVKSYTVEYKQTSATNWTLATASTTTPYFTFSGLKANTAYQWRVKTNCSASESSGYAQGSFSTLNNCSAPTGLSASNISDSSVSLKWYVVNGAQSYRIEYKLPTETNWTVATASTSSSSFTLSGLRANTFYIWRVKTNCSTSNSSEYTQSNFTTLSSCTTPTGLLATDISDNSVIFKWYATAGALSYTVEYKTSSATNWTTATSMPTSSFFSLTGLKANIDYYWRVKTNCAASHSSDYNQSSFRTNSSSTSTDFIEDNPYSNKSNAIPSSILVYPNPVENTIFIKGLDSNINNYYLITILDRNGKLIKTATIKPAKEITLDVSELTPNLYFLRIKDRTFKFIKK, encoded by the coding sequence ATGTGCAAATTCAAGCATTTTTTAATTGTTATAGGAATTCTTACTTCCTGCTTTTTTAAAGCTCAGGATATTTCTGAGGAAAAAGCTCAAATAGTAGCGAAAAATTTTATATCGCTTTATTCTAAAAATGGAAAATCATCTGAAATTCAATTAATCAACATAACTCATCGAATAAATAATAATTACAACGGTTTTTATGTGTTCAAAAACGCTACCGTAAACGGTTTCTATATCATTTCCGCTACCCGTAAAAACCATCCTGTTTTAGCTTATTCATTTGATTCTAATATAGATGAAAATAAAATTCAATCTCCTGAGTTTTTGTATTTACTTAACGGATATCAGGAATGCAATGCATATTTAAGTAAAAATAAATCAAGCAAAATCAGCTCTGAAGAAGACACAAAAATTTTTGATGAATGGGAAGCTTTACTTTCGGCAAGCAACCTTCCTCCTTCTCAAAATTCTAAAGTAACTTTTGCTTCCAGTGTTTCACCACTTATAAAAACTAACTGGAGCCAGTCAACCTACTACAATAAACTTACCCCCGTTACGTATGAAGGAAAATCATCTATGACCGGATGTGTAGCTACTGCCATGGCTCAAATTATGAAATTTTGGAATTATCCGGCTAAAGGAAACGGTAGTCATACCTACACCATTTCTGACCAAAGCTATAATTGGAAAGGAAAAACCTTAACTGCGAACTTTGGCAGTACTAACTATTCCTGGAATAACATGCCTAATTCACTCTCAGCTTCTTCATCTACCCAGCAAGTAGATGCAGTCTCCACTTTAATGCTTCATGCCGGAATTTCCATAGATATGATGTATGGCCCCACTGCTTCTATAGCTGGTAATTCAAATGTTGTTTCGGCTTTAAAATATTATTTTAAATATAGCTCTGATATTAGTCTTATATATAAGTCCCGTTACACTAGTGACTCCGAATGGCTAAACCTGATTAAAGAACAATTAACAAAAGGATATCCGGTTTATTTTACCGGAACTTCTTCTTTGGGGAGTGGACATGCATTTGTTGCTGACGGTTATGATGCTAATAATCTTGTCCACTTCAATTTAGGATGGGGAGGTTATGCTAACGGCTACTATCAGATTACCAATCCCGGGGGATTTTCAAATAATCAGGCTATAATTACCAACATTTCCCCTTTTACTCCAACGTGTACTTCTCCAACAGGGCTATCTGTTTCAAATATTTTAGCGAATAGTGCTACCCTTAAATGGTATGAGGTAAACGGGGCAAAAAGCTATACGGTAGAGTATAAGCCTGCTACTGCTAACAGCTGGACAGTTGCTACGGCTTCTACTTCTGCTTCTTCATTTACCTTATCCGGTTTAAAACCAACTACCGTTTATCTTTGGAGAGTAAAAGCCAATTGTTCCGCCTCTGATACTTCCCTATATGCTCAGAATGATTTCACCACTCAGTCCAGCTGTTCTGTACCTACAGGACTTTCCGCTTCCGATCTATCCGCCAACAGTGCTACCTTTAATTGGTATGTCGTAGACAATGCGCAAAACTATACCTTAGAATATAAGCTTGCTACTGCTTCAACGTGGACCGTTGCTGCTACTTCTACTAACGCCACCAATTTTACCTTATCCGGATTAAAACCCAACACGATTTATCATTGGAGGGTAAAGAGCAATTGTTCTACTTCCGTTAGTTCAGGATATGCTCTAAGTAGTTTTACTACTTTATCTAGTTGTACTAATCCAAAAGGTGGTGTTTATGCAGCGAATATCTCATCCAATAGTGCTGTTCTTAAATGGTATCCGGTAAGCGGATCTCAAAGCTATACTCTTGAATATAAAGCAGGTAATACTGCTAACTGGACAATTGCAAATGCTTCTATAACCACTCCTTATTTTAACTTAACCGGATTAAAGGCCAATACTGCTTACTACTGGAGAGTAAAAACCAATTGTTCAACCTCTAATAGTTCCGGATATACTGAAGGCTACTTTACCACTTCGAACAGCTGCCCAACTCCAACCGGCGCTTCCACCTACAATATTTTGACTACAAGTGCTGTCCTTAGGTGGCATGCCATGAATAATGCAAAAAGCTATACGGTAGAATATAAGATTGCTTCGGCAACTCAATGGACCGTTGCAGCAACATCTATTACTTCTACCTCTTTCACTCTATCCGGATTAGCGGCTAATACAACATATTATTGGAGAATAAAGACGAATTGTTCGGCTTTCGATAGTTCCGGATATGATCTCAATGCTTTTACCACCTTACCTACCTGCACTACTCCAACTGGTTTCACTATTTCAGATATCTCTTCCACCAGTGCTATACTCAGATGGTATGCAATGAGCGGAGCTCAAAGCTATACAGTAGAATATAAGCTTGCAACGGCTGCTAACTGGACCGTTGTTTCTGTTTCTACTAAAGCTACCTCATTCAGCCTATCCGGTTTAAAAGCAAATACCATGTATCATTGTAGAGTAAAAACCAATTGTCCAACCGATAGTAGTTCAGGCTATGCTCAAAGTGGTTTTACTACTTTAAGCAGCTGCCTTACTCCAACAGGAACTTCTACCTCTAATGTCTCTGTTTCGAGTGCTATCCTTAAATGGAATACAATGAGCGGTGCAAAAAGCTATACCATAGAATATAAGCTTGCAACAGAAGCATACTGGTCTGTTGCTACAACTTCTACCACCGCAACTTCTTTTACCTTATCCGGTCTAAAAGCCAATACAGCTTACCAATGGAGGATAAAAACTAATTGTTCAACTTCCGATAGTTCCGGATATGTTCAAAACGGTTTTACTACTTTTAGTAATTGCACAACTCCAACCAGTATTTACGCTTATGACATCACCACTACCAGTGCAGTGCTTAGATGGTATGCAATGAGTGGTGCCCAAAGCTATACATTGGAATACAGACCTGCTACATCAACCAACTGGACGATCGCTACGACTTCAACTACCGCATCCTATTTCACCTTATCCGGTTTAAAGGCTAATACTTCTTACTATTGGAGGGTAAAAACCAATTGTTCTGCCTCCGATAATTCAGGATATGCTCAAGGAATGTTTACTACTAAAAATAGCTGTTCCACACCAGCTGGTGTTACTGCCTCTAAAATTTCTTCTACGAGTGCCGATCTTACCTGGTATGCCGTGAGTGGAGCTCAGAGCTATACCGTAGAGTTTAAGCAATCTTCTGAAACTACATGGAAGGTTGCCACAGCTTCTACAACTTCTACTTATTTCACCTTATCCGGCTTAAAAGCTAATACAGCTTATGATTGGATGGTAAAAAGTAATTGTTCGGCTAACAGTAGTTCCGGATATGCCCGAACTGGTTTCACAACTTTAAGCAGCTGTGTTACCCCAACAGGTATCTCCGCCTTTGACGTCTCCTCTGGCAGTGCTGTTCTCAGATGGCATGCCATAAGTGACGCAAAAGGCTATACGGTGGAATATAAAATTTCTTCAGACATTAACTGGACAGTGGCAACTGCCTCAACTACTTCAACGTCTTTTATCTTATCAGGACTGAAAGCCGGTACAGCTTATCAATGGAGAGTAAAAACCAATTGTTCCGCTTCCAGCAGTTCCGCATATGCTCAAAGCCGTTTTTCTACTTTACCTGGTTGCTCTACACCTGAAGGTATTTACCTATATAATATTTCAGCCAACAGTGCCGATCTTAAATGGTATGCAGCAAGTGGTGTAAAAAGCTACACTGTTGAATACAAGCAGACTTCAGCAACCAACTGGACCTTAGCTACAGCTTCTACTACAACTCCTTATTTTACCTTCTCCGGATTAAAGGCTAATACAGCTTATCAATGGAGAGTAAAAACTAACTGTTCCGCTTCGGAAAGTTCCGGATATGCTCAAGGAAGTTTTTCAACTTTGAATAATTGTTCTGCCCCAACAGGGCTATCCGCTTCTAATATATCTGATTCAAGCGTTTCGCTTAAATGGTACGTAGTAAACGGAGCTCAAAGCTATCGTATTGAATATAAACTACCTACTGAAACTAATTGGACAGTGGCAACTGCTTCTACCTCCTCATCCTCTTTCACCCTATCCGGCTTACGAGCTAACACATTTTATATTTGGAGGGTAAAAACCAACTGTTCTACTTCCAATAGTTCTGAATACACCCAAAGTAATTTTACTACTTTGAGTAGCTGCACTACTCCAACAGGTCTTTTAGCCACTGATATCTCTGACAACAGTGTTATCTTTAAATGGTACGCCACAGCCGGAGCTCTAAGCTACACTGTTGAATATAAAACATCTTCAGCAACTAACTGGACGACTGCTACTTCAATGCCTACCTCCTCCTTTTTCTCCTTAACAGGATTAAAAGCGAATATAGATTATTATTGGAGGGTAAAAACCAATTGTGCCGCTTCTCATAGTTCAGACTATAATCAAAGTAGCTTTAGAACAAATTCATCTTCTACCAGTACTGACTTTATTGAGGATAATCCATATAGTAATAAAAGTAATGCTATCCCTTCCTCGATTTTAGTATACCCAAATCCAGTTGAAAATACAATTTTTATAAAAGGATTAGATTCTAATATTAATAACTATTATTTAATAACTATTCTGGACAGAAACGGAAAATTAATTAAAACTGCTACAATTAAACCCGCCAAGGAAATAACCTTAGATGTATCAGAGTTAACACCTAATCTATATTTCTTACGTATTAAAGATCGAACTTTTAAATTTATAAAAAAATAA